A DNA window from Acidobacteriota bacterium contains the following coding sequences:
- a CDS encoding purine-nucleoside phosphorylase produces MSTAIFDRAQTAAHFIRQHHPAQIDVAVVLGSGLGAFAETLRDPVIIPYEQIPEFARSTVEGHSGRLVIGQLPHTDRRINVAAMQGRFHYYEGYALEDVTLPMRTFGALGVKKLILTNAAGGVNPAFRQGSFMLISDHINLMLFSPLRGQHDERLGARFPDMTEVYSKAWRQLAKECAAGMNLPLNEGVYLALQGPNYETPAEVRMARLLGGDAVGMSTVPEAIVAKQMGMEILGISLITNAAAGISDEPINHAEVMGTGRLVSGQFLMFLQRLIASSQ; encoded by the coding sequence ATGTCCACTGCGATATTTGACCGCGCGCAAACCGCTGCGCATTTCATACGCCAACACCACCCCGCGCAAATTGATGTTGCCGTCGTACTCGGTTCCGGCTTAGGCGCGTTTGCCGAAACGCTGCGCGACCCGGTGATCATCCCCTACGAACAGATTCCCGAATTCGCCCGCTCGACCGTCGAGGGCCATTCGGGCCGTTTGGTAATCGGCCAATTGCCCCACACCGACCGGCGCATCAACGTCGCCGCGATGCAAGGGCGCTTTCATTATTACGAAGGCTATGCCTTGGAAGACGTGACCTTGCCCATGCGCACGTTCGGCGCGCTGGGCGTTAAAAAGCTGATCCTGACCAACGCGGCGGGCGGTGTGAATCCGGCTTTCAGACAAGGCTCGTTCATGCTCATCAGCGATCACATCAACCTGATGCTGTTCAGCCCGTTGCGCGGCCAACACGATGAACGGCTGGGCGCGCGCTTTCCCGACATGACCGAGGTTTACAGCAAGGCCTGGCGGCAACTCGCCAAAGAATGCGCGGCAGGCATGAATCTGCCGTTGAATGAAGGCGTCTATCTGGCCTTGCAAGGGCCGAATTACGAAACGCCCGCCGAAGTACGCATGGCTCGCTTGCTGGGCGGCGATGCGGTCGGCATGTCCACCGTGCCCGAAGCGATTGTCGCCAAACAGATGGGCATGGAAATTCTAGGCATCTCGCTCATCACCAACGCGGCGGCGGGCATTAGCGACGAACCCATCAACCACGCTGAAGTGATGGGCACGGGACGGCTGGTGAGCGGACAATTTTTGATGTTCTTGCAGCGCTTAATCGCGAGTAGTCAGTAG